One Bradyrhizobium zhanjiangense DNA segment encodes these proteins:
- a CDS encoding ABC transporter permease encodes MAELKPQSAVSKMLNAAWVRPFLFLVFIVVAWDLAIRLFKIPAYQIPSPADVVAVLRTEWPELLRQSWPTTYATVCGFLLSALFGIPVAMLIAGSKTVESYVYPLLVFSQSVPKIAIAPLFVVWFGFGIIPKVISAFLLGFFPVVVSAVQGFKSVDPDMVDLARAMQGSRFQVFRAVNLPHALPAIFSGLKVSVTLAVVGAVVGEFVGSNSGIGYVMQRSIGTFDLPTMFAALVILALLGVVLFWIVDRIEKLIIPWHVSQREDVIFAS; translated from the coding sequence GTGGCTGAGTTGAAGCCGCAGAGTGCGGTGTCCAAGATGCTGAATGCGGCCTGGGTTCGGCCGTTCTTGTTCCTGGTCTTCATCGTGGTCGCCTGGGATCTCGCAATCCGGCTGTTCAAGATTCCCGCCTACCAGATCCCGTCGCCGGCCGATGTCGTCGCGGTGCTGCGCACTGAATGGCCGGAGCTCTTGCGCCAGTCGTGGCCGACCACTTATGCGACCGTCTGCGGCTTCCTGCTGTCGGCGCTGTTCGGAATTCCCGTCGCCATGCTGATCGCGGGGTCGAAGACGGTGGAGAGCTACGTTTATCCGCTGCTGGTGTTCTCGCAGTCCGTGCCGAAGATCGCGATCGCGCCGCTGTTCGTGGTGTGGTTCGGCTTCGGCATCATCCCGAAGGTGATCTCGGCCTTCCTGCTCGGCTTCTTTCCTGTGGTGGTGTCGGCCGTGCAGGGCTTCAAGTCGGTCGATCCTGACATGGTCGATCTCGCCCGCGCCATGCAGGGCAGCCGCTTTCAGGTGTTCCGCGCGGTGAACCTGCCGCATGCGCTGCCGGCGATCTTCTCCGGTCTCAAAGTCTCGGTGACCCTTGCCGTGGTCGGCGCCGTCGTCGGCGAGTTCGTCGGCTCCAATTCCGGCATCGGCTACGTGATGCAGCGCTCGATCGGCACCTTCGATCTGCCGACGATGTTTGCGGCCCTCGTGATCCTGGCGCTGCTCGGCGTGGTCCTGTTCTGGATCGTGGACCGCATCGAGAAGCTGATCATCCCCTGGCATGTCAGCCAGCGCGAAGACGTGATTTTCGCCTCTTAA
- a CDS encoding TetR/AcrR family transcriptional regulator, whose product MHTGSTQRATGLKAKRTLKWQRDPEGMRLRILEAAKQEFSAHGLAGARVDRIAAKAGANKRMLYYHVGNKDELYLTVLEGAYDKIRSEERGLDLEHLDPPEAIRRLIEFTWNYFLRNPEFLSLLQTENLARAKHLKRSTKVKSMHSPFVEMIRTVVRRGVDSGDFQVAVDPVQLYISIAGLCFFYLSNSATLSVIFGRDLLAKDAKDERLAHMVGLVLAALTGQSAALFELAKAPKSRASVVQTV is encoded by the coding sequence ATGCATACCGGCAGCACCCAGCGAGCAACCGGTTTGAAGGCAAAGCGAACTCTGAAATGGCAGCGCGACCCTGAGGGGATGCGGCTGCGCATTCTCGAAGCCGCCAAGCAGGAATTCTCCGCCCATGGCCTCGCCGGCGCGCGCGTCGACCGCATCGCCGCCAAGGCCGGCGCCAACAAGCGCATGCTGTACTATCACGTCGGCAACAAGGACGAGCTCTATCTCACCGTGCTCGAAGGCGCCTATGACAAGATCCGCAGCGAGGAGCGGGGGCTCGACCTCGAACATCTCGACCCGCCCGAGGCCATCCGCCGCCTGATCGAGTTCACCTGGAATTACTTCCTGCGCAATCCCGAATTCCTGTCGCTGCTGCAGACCGAGAACCTCGCGCGCGCAAAGCACCTGAAGCGCTCGACCAAGGTCAAGTCGATGCACTCGCCCTTCGTCGAGATGATCCGCACCGTGGTGCGGCGCGGCGTCGACAGTGGCGATTTCCAGGTCGCGGTCGATCCGGTGCAGCTCTACATCTCGATCGCGGGACTCTGCTTCTTCTACCTCTCCAACTCGGCGACGCTCAGCGTGATCTTCGGCCGCGATCTGCTCGCCAAGGACGCCAAGGACGAGCGCCTCGCGCACATGGTCGGCCTCGTGCTCGCCGCCCTGACGGGGCAGTCCGCCGCGCTGTTCGAGCTCGCCAAGGCGCCGAAGTCGCGCGCGAGCGTGGTGCAGACGGTTTAG
- a CDS encoding ABC transporter substrate-binding protein, with translation MKRWIGIVSAALMVLAAMPAQAADKVVLMLNWYVYGEHAPFYYGKAKGIYAAEGIDLEIQEGRGSAATTQAVAAKTADFGYVDVPTMMRAAIKGAPVVATGVLLQTSPMSAMGFVDKNIRKPEDIKGKTVAITPADSMTQIWPLFLKKTGLKESDFKTVAGDGQTKLNAVINGQADLLLGYVMDQSMKIKDATGKDVYPIKFADYGINMVSSGIIANTDYVKANADLVRRFMSATTKAVEAAEKEPKAAAQSILDANPKGGKIDTLTQGFELTIPLYRTAETKSKRPFQVTDQNMSETVNLLVEYGGLDAKAKENPKAFYTNDYLPKSGS, from the coding sequence ATGAAGCGGTGGATAGGAATCGTCTCGGCGGCGCTGATGGTGCTTGCGGCGATGCCGGCGCAGGCGGCCGACAAGGTCGTGCTGATGCTGAACTGGTACGTCTATGGCGAGCACGCGCCGTTCTATTACGGCAAGGCCAAGGGCATCTACGCGGCCGAGGGCATCGATCTCGAGATCCAGGAAGGCCGCGGCTCGGCTGCGACAACGCAAGCCGTCGCCGCCAAGACTGCGGATTTTGGTTATGTCGACGTTCCCACCATGATGCGCGCCGCGATCAAGGGCGCGCCGGTGGTTGCGACCGGCGTGCTGCTCCAGACCAGCCCGATGTCCGCGATGGGCTTCGTCGACAAGAACATTAGGAAGCCGGAGGACATCAAGGGCAAGACGGTGGCGATCACGCCGGCCGATTCCATGACCCAGATCTGGCCGCTGTTCCTGAAGAAGACCGGCCTGAAGGAGAGCGACTTCAAAACAGTCGCCGGAGATGGCCAGACCAAGCTCAACGCCGTCATCAATGGCCAGGCTGATCTCCTGCTCGGCTACGTCATGGACCAGTCGATGAAGATCAAGGACGCCACCGGCAAGGACGTCTATCCGATCAAGTTCGCCGATTACGGCATCAACATGGTTTCGTCAGGCATCATCGCCAACACCGACTATGTGAAGGCCAATGCCGATCTGGTCCGCCGCTTCATGTCGGCGACGACCAAGGCGGTCGAAGCCGCCGAGAAGGAGCCGAAGGCCGCGGCGCAGTCGATCCTCGATGCCAACCCGAAGGGCGGCAAGATCGATACGCTGACCCAGGGTTTTGAGCTGACCATCCCGCTCTACCGGACCGCGGAGACCAAGAGCAAGCGGCCGTTCCAGGTGACTGACCAGAACATGAGCGAGACCGTCAATCTGCTGGTCGAATATGGCGGCCTCGACGCCAAGGCCAAGGAGAACCCGAAGGCGTTCTACACCAACGATTATCTGCCGAAGAGTGGCTCGTGA
- a CDS encoding sugar phosphate isomerase/epimerase family protein, with amino-acid sequence MRDFSSDHRWLSLNTATVRKQGDLVEIIEACGRQGIRAIDPWRDQVAAVGLDRAARAVRDAGLDLSGYCRGGMFTSDASRRSEVRDDNRRCVDEAKALGAPCIVLVVGGLPQYSRPGSEASKDIAAARGQVEEALAEMLDYARQADLPLAIEPLHPAYAADRACVNTTKQAIDICDRLDPGRSGMLGVALDVYHIWWDPELMGQIARAGQDRLLAFHVCDWMVPTKDILNDRGMMGDGVIDIKSVRQAVEAQGFAGYSEIEIFSNDWWAKPMDEVLRTCIARHKTVV; translated from the coding sequence ATGCGCGATTTTTCGTCCGACCATCGCTGGCTGTCGCTGAACACGGCGACGGTCCGCAAGCAGGGTGACCTCGTCGAGATCATTGAAGCTTGTGGCAGGCAAGGCATCCGCGCCATCGATCCCTGGCGCGACCAAGTTGCCGCCGTCGGTCTCGACCGTGCCGCACGCGCGGTGCGCGATGCCGGCCTTGATCTCTCGGGCTATTGCCGCGGCGGTATGTTTACTTCGGATGCGTCGCGTCGGAGCGAAGTGCGCGACGACAACCGCCGCTGCGTCGATGAAGCCAAGGCGCTCGGCGCGCCCTGCATCGTGCTTGTCGTCGGCGGCCTGCCGCAATATTCGCGGCCGGGCAGCGAGGCGTCGAAGGACATCGCCGCAGCGCGGGGGCAGGTCGAGGAAGCGCTCGCCGAGATGCTCGACTACGCCAGACAGGCAGACCTGCCGCTGGCGATCGAGCCGTTGCATCCGGCCTATGCAGCCGACCGCGCCTGCGTGAACACCACAAAACAGGCGATCGACATCTGCGACCGGCTCGACCCCGGCCGCAGCGGCATGCTCGGCGTCGCGCTCGACGTCTATCACATCTGGTGGGACCCGGAGCTGATGGGGCAGATCGCGCGCGCCGGCCAAGATCGCCTGCTCGCCTTCCACGTCTGCGATTGGATGGTGCCGACCAAGGACATCCTCAACGACCGCGGCATGATGGGCGACGGCGTCATCGACATCAAATCGGTGCGTCAAGCGGTCGAAGCGCAGGGCTTTGCCGGCTATTCGGAGATCGAAATCTTCTCCAATGACTGGTGGGCCAAGCCGATGGACGAGGTGCTGCGCACCTGCATCGCGCGACATAAGACGGTGGTGTAA
- a CDS encoding Gfo/Idh/MocA family protein, with amino-acid sequence MTTQRLGLIMNGITGRMGLNQHLIRSIVAIREQGGVRLKNGDRVMPDPILVGRSAEKVEALATRYNITRWTTDLDAALADKNDTMFFDAATTQARPGLLTQAINTGKHVYCEKPIATNFEEAVEVVKLANAKGVKHGTVQDKLFLPGLKKIAFLRDSGFFGRILSVRGEFGYWVFEGGWQEAQRPSWNYRDEDGGGIILDMVCHWRYVLDNLFGEVESVSCIGNTDIPERYDEQGKKYKATADDSAYATFQLKGGVIAHINMSWVTRVYRDDLVTFQVDGTLGSAVAGLTDCMIQARQATPRPVWNPDEKRLHDFYGDWQKMPDNVSYDNGFKEQWEMFIRHVYEDAPYKFTLLEGAKGVQLAECALKSWKERRWIDVAPIKA; translated from the coding sequence ATGACCACCCAGCGCCTCGGCCTCATCATGAACGGCATCACCGGCCGCATGGGGCTCAACCAGCATCTGATCCGCTCGATCGTCGCGATCCGCGAGCAGGGCGGCGTCCGCTTGAAGAACGGCGACCGCGTCATGCCCGATCCGATCCTGGTCGGCCGCAGCGCCGAGAAGGTCGAAGCGCTCGCCACGCGCTACAACATCACGCGCTGGACCACTGATCTGGATGCCGCGCTCGCCGATAAGAACGACACCATGTTCTTCGACGCCGCGACCACGCAGGCGCGCCCTGGTCTTTTGACCCAGGCGATCAATACCGGCAAGCACGTCTATTGCGAGAAGCCGATCGCGACGAATTTCGAGGAGGCTGTCGAGGTCGTGAAGCTCGCCAATGCCAAGGGCGTCAAGCACGGTACGGTGCAGGACAAGCTGTTCCTGCCCGGCCTGAAGAAGATCGCCTTCCTGCGCGACTCCGGCTTCTTCGGCCGCATCCTCTCGGTGCGCGGCGAGTTCGGCTATTGGGTGTTCGAAGGCGGCTGGCAGGAGGCGCAGCGGCCGTCCTGGAACTACCGCGACGAGGACGGCGGCGGCATCATTTTGGATATGGTCTGCCACTGGCGCTATGTGCTCGACAACCTGTTCGGAGAAGTCGAGAGCGTGAGCTGCATCGGCAACACCGATATTCCCGAGCGCTACGACGAGCAGGGCAAGAAATACAAGGCGACCGCGGACGACTCGGCTTACGCGACGTTCCAGCTCAAGGGCGGTGTCATCGCCCACATCAACATGTCCTGGGTAACGCGGGTCTATCGCGACGACCTCGTCACCTTTCAGGTCGACGGCACGCTGGGCTCGGCGGTCGCAGGGCTCACCGACTGCATGATCCAGGCGCGGCAGGCGACGCCCCGTCCGGTGTGGAATCCCGACGAGAAGCGGCTGCACGATTTCTACGGCGACTGGCAGAAGATGCCCGACAACGTCTCCTACGACAACGGTTTCAAAGAGCAGTGGGAGATGTTCATCCGTCACGTCTACGAGGATGCGCCCTATAAGTTCACGCTGCTCGAAGGCGCCAAGGGCGTGCAGCTCGCCGAATGCGCGCTGAAGAGCTGGAAGGAGCGGCGCTGGATCGACGTCGCCCCGATCAAGGCCTGA
- a CDS encoding ABC transporter ATP-binding protein, with product MSETVQPAAHLRLVSDRAAGDASGIKLSGVSKTYRTRDGDVPSLRPLDFHINDGEFFVVVGPSGCGKSTLLKLISGLLPPTTGEVLVEGEKVTKPHGNVGIVFQNALLLPWRNILNNVMLPIDMKRLPRQQYLDRAKSLLKLVGLEGFEKKLPWQLSGGMQQRASICRALVHDPKIMLMDEPFGALDALTRERMNVELMRIQRETKKTVLLITHSIPEAVFLADRVLVMTERPGAVAAIYDVPLPRPRSLDVMADPVFTELVQRIRKHFFSQGALD from the coding sequence ATGAGCGAAACCGTGCAGCCGGCCGCGCATCTGAGACTGGTGAGCGACCGGGCTGCCGGCGATGCGTCGGGCATCAAGCTGTCCGGCGTGTCAAAAACCTACCGGACGCGCGACGGCGATGTGCCGTCGCTACGGCCGCTCGATTTCCACATCAACGACGGCGAGTTCTTCGTCGTGGTCGGCCCAAGCGGCTGCGGCAAGTCCACGCTGCTCAAGCTGATCTCGGGATTGCTGCCGCCGACCACGGGCGAGGTCCTGGTCGAGGGCGAGAAGGTGACGAAGCCGCACGGCAATGTCGGCATCGTGTTCCAGAACGCGTTGCTGCTGCCCTGGCGCAACATCCTCAACAACGTGATGCTGCCGATCGACATGAAGCGGCTGCCGCGGCAGCAATATCTCGATCGCGCCAAGTCGCTGCTGAAGCTGGTCGGGCTCGAAGGCTTCGAGAAGAAGCTGCCTTGGCAGCTCTCCGGCGGCATGCAGCAGCGCGCCTCGATCTGCCGCGCGCTGGTGCACGATCCCAAGATCATGCTGATGGATGAGCCGTTCGGCGCGCTCGATGCGCTGACGCGCGAACGTATGAATGTCGAATTGATGCGGATCCAGCGCGAGACCAAGAAAACGGTGCTGTTGATCACGCATTCGATTCCGGAGGCCGTGTTCCTCGCCGATCGCGTGCTGGTCATGACCGAGCGCCCCGGAGCGGTCGCCGCGATCTACGACGTGCCGCTGCCGCGCCCGCGCTCGCTCGACGTGATGGCCGATCCTGTTTTCACCGAGCTCGTGCAGCGCATCCGCAAGCATTTCTTCTCACAAGGTGCATTGGACTAA
- a CDS encoding dihydrodipicolinate synthase family protein: protein MNKPVQPKPVPSMSSLSLKLPKADRSIETYRLAASRTFPAKLEGPLNRIAFSAVHTVADPFADNDPWLSVAVDWDKTIAFREHVWDLGLGVAEAMDTAQRGMGLDWPTSLELITRSVSAAKRRNALVFSGAGTDHLAVEDAKSLDDVIRAYEEQISAVEKVGGRIILMASRALAKLGRNADDYAKVYDRVLSQVREPVIIHWLGDMFDPALTGYWGTKDLDKAMDTATAIINGNAANVDGVKVSLLDKQREIDMRRRLDKRIKMYTGDDFNYAELIAGDDQGFSHALLGIFDAIAPAASYALSRLAAGDEAGFHDVLGPTVPLSRHIFKAPTRFYKTGVVFMAYLNGHQDHFTMVGGQESARSMLHLAELFRLADQAGLLANPELATQRMKTVLASHGLED, encoded by the coding sequence ATGAACAAGCCCGTCCAGCCCAAGCCTGTCCCTTCAATGTCGTCATTGTCGCTAAAATTGCCGAAGGCCGACCGGTCGATCGAGACCTATCGGCTCGCGGCCTCGCGCACGTTCCCCGCAAAGCTCGAGGGGCCGCTCAACCGCATCGCCTTCTCGGCCGTGCACACGGTGGCCGATCCCTTCGCGGACAATGATCCCTGGCTTTCGGTCGCTGTCGACTGGGACAAGACCATCGCCTTCCGCGAGCACGTCTGGGACCTCGGCCTTGGCGTCGCCGAAGCGATGGATACCGCGCAGCGCGGCATGGGGCTGGACTGGCCGACCTCGCTGGAGCTGATCACGCGATCGGTGTCTGCCGCAAAGCGCCGCAACGCGCTGGTGTTCTCCGGAGCCGGCACGGACCACCTCGCAGTCGAGGATGCCAAGAGCCTCGACGACGTGATCCGCGCTTATGAGGAGCAGATCTCGGCAGTCGAGAAGGTCGGCGGCCGCATCATCCTGATGGCCTCGCGTGCGCTCGCCAAACTCGGCCGCAACGCCGACGACTACGCAAAGGTCTACGACCGCGTGCTGTCGCAGGTTCGGGAGCCCGTGATCATCCACTGGCTCGGCGACATGTTCGATCCGGCGCTGACGGGATATTGGGGCACCAAGGATCTCGACAAGGCGATGGATACGGCCACGGCCATCATCAACGGCAACGCCGCCAACGTTGACGGCGTCAAGGTGTCGCTGCTCGACAAGCAGCGTGAGATCGACATGCGCCGCCGGCTCGACAAGCGCATCAAGATGTACACCGGCGACGATTTCAACTATGCAGAGCTGATCGCCGGCGACGATCAAGGCTTTTCGCATGCGCTGCTCGGCATCTTCGATGCGATCGCGCCGGCAGCCTCCTATGCGCTGTCGCGGCTGGCAGCCGGCGACGAAGCCGGCTTCCATGACGTGCTGGGGCCGACCGTGCCGTTGTCGCGCCACATCTTCAAGGCGCCGACGCGCTTCTACAAGACGGGCGTGGTGTTCATGGCGTATCTCAACGGCCACCAGGACCACTTCACCATGGTCGGCGGCCAGGAGAGCGCGCGCTCGATGTTGCATCTGGCCGAGTTGTTCCGTCTGGCCGATCAGGCCGGCCTGCTCGCCAATCCGGAACTGGCGACACAGCGGATGAAGACTGTGCTGGCCTCGCACGGACTGGAAGACTGA